In Candidatus Poribacteria bacterium, a single genomic region encodes these proteins:
- a CDS encoding ABC transporter permease: MIFELIPSTLRMATPLGFAALGGIYSERAGVINLALEGMMLIGAFGYVIGTQASGSVWIGLLVAISFGLALALLHAVATITFQAEQIVTGVGINILALGITEYLLPTSEQVSGLPHWQLPLIGSYGFIVYLLPVLMVISHIFLFKTPWGLRLRAAGESTEALEALSLSRVKWQYFGVLFSGILAATGGCFLASEVHYFTKGMTAGRGYLALAAVIFGNWRPLSGVAACFLFGFATALELANRWNIPGQLLNSLPYILTMIVLAGLVGTSRPPASLGKMK, encoded by the coding sequence ATGATTTTTGAATTGATTCCAAGCACTTTACGAATGGCAACCCCGTTAGGATTCGCTGCACTGGGCGGAATTTATTCGGAGCGCGCCGGTGTAATCAACCTTGCCTTAGAAGGTATGATGCTCATAGGGGCTTTCGGTTATGTTATCGGGACACAGGCTTCGGGGTCAGTATGGATCGGGTTACTTGTAGCGATAAGTTTCGGGTTAGCGTTGGCACTACTCCACGCGGTTGCAACGATTACCTTTCAGGCAGAACAGATCGTCACGGGGGTTGGCATTAATATTCTCGCGTTAGGGATTACAGAATACCTTTTGCCCACTTCTGAACAGGTCAGCGGTCTTCCACATTGGCAGCTACCACTTATTGGTTCCTACGGTTTTATCGTCTATTTACTACCCGTCCTGATGGTAATAAGTCATATCTTCCTGTTTAAAACACCGTGGGGCTTGCGATTGCGTGCCGCGGGTGAATCAACAGAAGCACTCGAAGCACTCAGTCTGAGTCGAGTAAAATGGCAATATTTTGGGGTTCTGTTCAGCGGCATCTTGGCGGCAACCGGCGGTTGTTTTCTGGCATCTGAAGTTCACTATTTCACAAAAGGGATGACGGCAGGGCGGGGCTATCTCGCGCTCGCAGCTGTTATCTTTGGGAATTGGCGTCCGTTGAGTGGCGTAGCAGCATGCTTCCTTTTCGGATTTGCTACTGCTTTAGAACTCGCGAACCGATGGAACATTCCGGGACAACTGTTGAATAGTTTACCATATATCTTAACAATGATCGTCCTCGCTGGATTGGTAGGCACATCGCGTCCACCCGCGAGTTTAGGGAAAATGAAATGA
- a CDS encoding AAA family ATPase, whose product MPETADRQLEEVREIRLSDYFWILFRNKWSVLLIFLLSIFVAFLITDLTPQVYQSETTLRTLDGQPTPSLLSQLPISGLLGSTSLGAYAAQIQSRDLVIAPAVRELREEGLLDPLPVHRGRTVVWLANLLNIKLDPDATEQGDLTLTEWEDFFVKTLIDEQLKIEETPDGSVITVTVQQPTPERAQNLANRIAAVFQEAVEAEAVERMEWWEKPLPQMMLTQTRDDLTKADEAFFKFQQEYPEITLNAEGAIQAQIILALQVKENELIDLLAGAELRLATYQAELEKSSEEVISETIARNPSHSKLQDNLNEYEIERAELLGKYDETHPEVTAKDKKIKETEARLAREEKDIKSTTSSYNPLHQALTEKVNETQASITSLKQQQANVAAQIDEHHAKLGGWSDEQLQFYRLKRDVEINNAQVVALETRMREAEIFAQARSESIKVLDKARAPEEPLKPRLKLNLALGAMVGMLLAMTFAVAKNYFKDTYLRLEEAVRQLGALPESPSFLGVLPSIKKRSAYRLPLVVHDAPKSRSAEAFRVLQAKLPFLNPGAPVQTILVTSATRGEGKSTISSNLAVALAERGNRVLLIDADMRRPSQHNTFPGEQPPQVENTAETSDSEFPIARVDARKPGLSEALIHLNSENGVDVLHETVKQTDIPNLHLVPSGTVPPNPIELLNSEMMTEWLELAKSEYNVIVIDSPPVRAVADPMILANIVDAIVYVFDITKTRRFDILTGVRHLTEAFPMKGIGVLCNMINPRHAKSYGYYSRHGNYADLADEEGES is encoded by the coding sequence ATGCCAGAGACAGCCGATAGGCAGCTTGAGGAAGTTAGAGAAATTCGATTGTCAGACTATTTTTGGATTCTCTTTCGGAATAAGTGGAGTGTCCTTCTCATTTTTTTGCTTTCCATTTTCGTTGCGTTCCTCATTACCGATCTCACGCCACAAGTTTATCAATCTGAAACAACACTTCGCACTTTAGATGGTCAACCCACTCCTTCTTTACTCTCACAGTTGCCTATATCAGGATTATTGGGTAGCACATCGTTGGGGGCTTACGCTGCACAGATACAATCGCGCGACCTTGTGATCGCGCCTGCGGTCCGTGAGCTTAGAGAAGAAGGGCTGCTCGATCCCTTACCTGTACATCGTGGGCGAACTGTTGTGTGGCTCGCAAACTTGTTAAATATTAAACTTGATCCCGACGCGACGGAGCAAGGCGATCTTACCCTCACGGAGTGGGAAGATTTCTTTGTGAAAACCCTTATTGACGAACAACTGAAAATCGAAGAAACGCCGGATGGAAGCGTAATCACCGTTACCGTGCAACAACCGACTCCAGAACGAGCACAGAATTTAGCCAACAGGATCGCTGCAGTGTTTCAAGAGGCTGTTGAAGCAGAAGCCGTTGAAAGAATGGAGTGGTGGGAAAAGCCCCTCCCACAGATGATGCTGACGCAGACAAGGGATGACCTCACAAAGGCTGATGAGGCGTTCTTTAAATTTCAACAGGAGTACCCGGAGATAACTTTAAACGCGGAGGGGGCAATACAAGCGCAAATCATTTTAGCACTTCAGGTCAAAGAAAACGAATTGATAGATCTCTTGGCAGGTGCTGAATTGAGACTGGCAACCTATCAAGCGGAGTTAGAAAAGTCGTCAGAAGAGGTCATCTCAGAAACGATCGCTCGAAATCCTTCACATTCCAAATTACAAGATAATTTAAACGAATATGAAATTGAGAGGGCGGAACTGCTTGGCAAATACGATGAAACGCATCCTGAAGTGACGGCGAAAGATAAAAAAATTAAGGAGACAGAAGCGCGTCTCGCCAGAGAGGAGAAGGACATAAAAAGCACCACTTCCTCTTACAATCCGCTTCATCAAGCACTCACGGAGAAAGTAAATGAGACCCAGGCATCTATTACGAGTCTCAAGCAACAGCAAGCGAATGTCGCTGCCCAAATTGACGAACATCACGCGAAGCTTGGTGGTTGGTCAGACGAGCAGTTACAGTTCTATCGCCTCAAACGAGATGTTGAGATTAACAACGCCCAAGTAGTCGCTTTGGAAACGAGAATGCGGGAAGCAGAAATTTTTGCCCAAGCGCGATCAGAAAGTATCAAGGTTTTAGATAAAGCACGAGCACCCGAAGAACCATTGAAACCACGCCTGAAACTCAATCTCGCTTTAGGTGCTATGGTGGGTATGCTACTTGCCATGACGTTTGCTGTCGCCAAAAATTACTTCAAAGATACATATCTCCGGTTAGAAGAGGCTGTGCGTCAATTAGGCGCGCTGCCGGAGTCACCGAGTTTCCTCGGTGTGCTTCCATCTATTAAAAAACGTAGTGCCTACCGACTTCCGCTGGTTGTTCACGATGCTCCTAAATCGAGGTCAGCCGAAGCATTTCGCGTCCTACAAGCGAAATTGCCGTTTCTGAATCCAGGCGCACCCGTGCAAACAATTCTCGTCACAAGTGCGACGCGCGGGGAAGGGAAAAGCACGATCTCCTCTAATCTTGCTGTCGCACTTGCGGAAAGAGGAAATCGAGTTTTGTTGATAGATGCCGATATGCGCCGTCCTTCGCAACACAACACTTTTCCGGGAGAGCAACCGCCTCAAGTAGAGAACACGGCAGAGACATCTGACTCTGAATTCCCGATTGCGCGCGTTGATGCTCGTAAACCCGGTTTGAGTGAAGCCCTTATCCATTTAAACTCCGAAAACGGAGTCGATGTACTCCATGAAACAGTTAAGCAGACCGACATCCCCAATTTACATCTGGTGCCGAGTGGGACAGTGCCACCGAATCCAATTGAACTTCTGAACTCAGAAATGATGACAGAATGGTTGGAACTCGCAAAATCGGAGTATAATGTGATTGTGATCGACTCACCACCTGTGCGTGCTGTCGCCGATCCAATGATTTTGGCGAATATCGTTGATGCTATCGTTTACGTATTTGACATCACAAAAACCCGCCGCTTTGATATCCTTACGGGTGTACGGCATTTGACAGAGGCTTTCCCAATGAAAGGTATCGGCGTGCTTTGCAATATGATCAATCCGAGACATGCAAAATCTTATGGATACTACAGCCGCCATGGTAATTACGCCGATCTTGCCGATGAAGAGGGTGAGAGTTGA
- a CDS encoding glycerol-3-phosphate dehydrogenase/oxidase, whose amino-acid sequence MPIEFSARTRAQNIETFKTEPLDVLVIGGGIVGAGLIRDLARNGGIKAGLIEQGDFASGTSSATSQLVHGGFRYLLKRDIDLVKNSRKEREILRRIAPNLVKPMPIAVLSYKGDPYPLTGIQLAAHYYNRLFKADEAEKTVVIRDRQKVQRLVGPITADTLKGCVLLWDSTVDDARLTLATLQDAHRHGAIIANYVRFLDFVRQSDTGGNRVSGIIAEDVISGQRFEITARKIVAATGPWSDKVWSKDPSYDGVPRLVTKNAKGIHLVLPRCGKEDDSEAYGLIVCTRSEKQRKRNPRVIFILPGAHNTSIVGTTETTPQEELASVRPSVDEVSYLLSETQRIFPEKTLNKNTIIAAYAGTRPLIAAKRHERGFTRAGFVSREHLITESPSGVMYLYGGKLTTHRQMAEETVNWLAKFLDVPRNCKTAMYPLPNAIGETPDVDTERLAKRYGEGYKIIQQFIAEDKTLAEPMTSSLPFTKAEILYACWGEMVMTLEDLLWRRTRIGWTPGQGVDIAPQIAQFLGEKNNWSDARITAEVKTYRERIEWLNFNV is encoded by the coding sequence ATGCCGATAGAATTTTCAGCCCGAACTCGCGCACAGAATATAGAAACTTTCAAGACGGAACCTTTGGATGTTTTGGTTATCGGTGGCGGCATCGTCGGGGCGGGTTTAATCCGTGACCTTGCGCGCAACGGGGGCATCAAAGCAGGCTTGATTGAACAAGGCGATTTCGCGAGTGGCACAAGTAGTGCTACCTCCCAACTTGTACACGGTGGGTTTCGCTACCTACTTAAACGCGATATTGACCTCGTCAAGAATTCCCGCAAGGAACGTGAAATTCTGCGACGCATTGCACCGAATCTTGTCAAACCGATGCCAATAGCAGTGCTCAGCTACAAAGGCGATCCGTACCCGTTGACGGGGATACAACTCGCTGCACATTACTACAATCGTCTCTTTAAAGCAGATGAAGCGGAGAAAACGGTCGTCATTCGTGATAGGCAAAAAGTGCAGCGTTTGGTAGGACCTATCACCGCGGATACGCTAAAAGGATGCGTCCTATTATGGGATAGCACTGTTGATGACGCAAGGTTGACCCTCGCAACACTCCAGGATGCACACCGACACGGTGCTATCATCGCAAACTATGTCCGTTTCCTCGATTTTGTCAGGCAATCAGATACCGGTGGAAATCGGGTGTCCGGAATAATTGCTGAAGATGTTATTTCTGGGCAACGTTTCGAGATCACTGCCCGGAAAATTGTGGCAGCTACAGGTCCTTGGAGCGACAAGGTGTGGTCTAAAGATCCAAGTTACGACGGGGTACCACGCTTGGTGACGAAAAACGCGAAAGGTATTCATCTTGTCCTACCGCGCTGCGGAAAAGAAGATGACTCCGAAGCGTACGGTTTGATTGTTTGTACACGCTCGGAAAAACAACGCAAACGTAATCCGCGTGTTATTTTTATTTTACCGGGTGCCCATAATACTTCTATTGTCGGTACCACTGAAACAACACCGCAGGAAGAACTCGCATCAGTCCGTCCGTCAGTGGATGAAGTAAGTTATCTACTTTCGGAAACGCAGCGAATTTTCCCAGAAAAAACACTCAACAAAAATACTATCATTGCTGCGTATGCTGGAACCCGACCCCTCATCGCAGCGAAGAGACATGAGCGAGGATTTACAAGAGCAGGTTTTGTTTCAAGGGAGCACTTAATCACAGAGAGTCCGAGCGGGGTAATGTATCTCTATGGCGGAAAACTTACCACACACCGACAGATGGCGGAGGAGACTGTAAACTGGCTTGCGAAGTTTTTAGACGTTCCTCGTAACTGTAAAACCGCCATGTATCCTTTACCTAATGCAATCGGGGAGACACCGGACGTTGACACAGAACGCCTTGCCAAACGATATGGTGAAGGATATAAAATTATTCAGCAGTTCATTGCCGAAGATAAAACACTTGCGGAGCCAATGACATCATCTCTCCCTTTCACAAAAGCTGAAATCCTCTACGCCTGTTGGGGCGAGATGGTGATGACTCTTGAGGATCTTCTCTGGCGACGGACCCGAATCGGTTGGACCCCCGGTCAAGGTGTGGATATAGCACCTCAAATTGCGCAGTTTTTGGGGGAGAAGAACAATTGGAGTGATGCCAGAATCACAGCAGAGGTCAAGACATACCGCGAACGTATTGAATGGCTGAATTTTAATGTGTAA
- a CDS encoding PfkB family carbohydrate kinase, translating into MNLKAVFKQLQDQRVMIIGDVIVDKYIWGDVQRISPEAPVPVFETKTEETGCGGAANVAKNVASLGGNAILVGVIGKDTEGEKLVQMLTETNLVTTKVCIDADRPTSTKTRVIARATLPLTDCASDSGHHLLRIDRESKQEISSRMQERLLDTVVSQLPTSDAIIFADYDKGVVNAQLIKGVMKHAQSYGIPIIADPKQNNFWHYEGITAVTPNHEEAGTAVHEEITDVPHLVAVGEKILNQLSLKALLITRDAKGMSLFQRKSDGAVKVEHLPPNSSVVTDVTGAGDTVVAVFTLALAADAEFRSAALLSSLAGGIAVGKMGCATVTPKELLSAIETVESVSEM; encoded by the coding sequence GTGAATTTAAAAGCCGTTTTTAAACAACTTCAAGACCAACGGGTAATGATCATCGGCGATGTCATCGTGGACAAATATATCTGGGGCGATGTGCAGCGGATTTCGCCCGAAGCCCCTGTGCCAGTGTTTGAAACGAAGACAGAAGAGACCGGATGTGGTGGTGCTGCGAATGTCGCAAAGAACGTCGCAAGTTTAGGCGGCAACGCCATCTTGGTCGGTGTCATCGGTAAGGACACAGAAGGCGAAAAGTTGGTCCAGATGCTAACCGAAACGAATCTCGTTACCACCAAGGTCTGTATTGATGCCGACCGACCGACAAGCACGAAAACGCGTGTGATTGCCCGTGCCACGCTGCCTCTTACAGATTGCGCGTCGGATTCGGGACACCATCTGCTGCGCATTGACAGGGAATCCAAACAGGAAATCTCTTCCCGGATGCAAGAGCGTCTATTGGACACAGTCGTTTCTCAATTGCCAACGAGTGATGCAATTATCTTCGCGGACTACGACAAGGGAGTTGTGAATGCCCAACTCATCAAAGGTGTGATGAAACATGCCCAGTCGTATGGTATACCGATTATAGCCGATCCGAAGCAAAACAACTTTTGGCACTATGAAGGGATAACTGCCGTCACGCCGAATCACGAGGAAGCGGGTACCGCGGTCCATGAAGAAATCACGGATGTGCCACATCTTGTTGCTGTCGGTGAGAAGATCTTAAATCAGTTATCGCTCAAAGCATTGTTAATTACGCGCGATGCAAAGGGGATGTCCCTTTTCCAGCGCAAGTCGGATGGCGCAGTCAAAGTGGAGCATTTACCCCCGAATTCAAGTGTCGTGACGGATGTAACAGGTGCAGGGGACACTGTCGTTGCTGTTTTCACGCTTGCACTCGCGGCAGATGCAGAATTTCGGAGTGCTGCGCTATTGTCCAGCCTCGCCGGTGGAATTGCCGTCGGTAAGATGGGATGTGCGACCGTTACACCAAAGGAACTGCTAAGTGCAATTGAGACCGTGGAATCTGTTTCTGAAATGTAA
- a CDS encoding polysaccharide biosynthesis/export family protein, translating to MSIFSLRKRFFGGVCEFPKFSIKSFLLFFLGVLLLSLSIPVSAVDSPAENPTTGTEVTSETTKTPEFSTYRLQVGDSFVVTVDGYPEYSKERIPVPVQQDGYVSYPLIGLIKATNLTVSELEAQMQSAFSKHLPTARVFVTLMQPKRTILVFGAVEPRPRGNFHIFEVGQVYLLQALASAGINYEAADLTDISIWRDGKLYKKVDYLQLMSSGGPDIPLKDHDTIFVPSIFQQRPVRVIGAVVAPGVYPITTPQVPATQVLKIAGGSRTDFADLHKSEILTSKERILVNLAAENVNAMLGPGDTLYVPLAEAKISVTGAVEKPGQYVITEPILLGQAIAMAGGFNEERANPKKCLLTRADGTEEELNFDQVHSEVYLNPKDQLRIRERTRLDWRVITFGTSFVNLLVTVLFRYRN from the coding sequence ATGAGCATATTTTCTTTACGAAAACGATTTTTTGGCGGCGTTTGCGAGTTTCCAAAGTTTTCTATTAAAAGTTTTTTACTATTTTTCCTGGGTGTATTACTCCTCAGTCTTTCCATCCCCGTTTCAGCCGTAGATTCCCCTGCCGAAAATCCAACGACTGGCACAGAAGTTACGTCAGAAACTACAAAGACCCCAGAATTCTCTACATATAGACTGCAAGTTGGTGATAGTTTTGTTGTCACCGTGGATGGCTATCCCGAATATAGTAAAGAGCGGATCCCTGTGCCGGTTCAACAAGACGGTTATGTCTCCTATCCGCTCATTGGACTCATCAAGGCAACGAATCTCACCGTTTCTGAGTTGGAAGCACAGATGCAGTCGGCTTTCTCAAAACATCTTCCGACAGCACGCGTATTTGTAACGCTCATGCAACCAAAACGGACGATTCTCGTGTTCGGCGCGGTTGAACCGCGACCACGCGGAAACTTTCATATCTTTGAAGTCGGACAGGTTTATCTCCTTCAGGCACTCGCCTCCGCTGGAATCAATTATGAAGCTGCGGATCTTACGGACATCTCTATCTGGCGCGATGGGAAACTGTATAAAAAGGTTGATTACCTTCAGCTCATGAGTTCAGGAGGACCGGATATTCCATTGAAAGATCACGATACGATCTTTGTTCCGTCTATCTTTCAACAGCGCCCCGTGCGTGTTATAGGGGCAGTGGTGGCTCCGGGTGTTTATCCCATAACCACACCGCAGGTACCAGCAACCCAAGTGTTGAAAATTGCAGGGGGGTCGAGAACTGATTTCGCGGACTTGCACAAATCAGAAATTCTCACGAGCAAAGAACGCATTTTAGTGAATCTCGCTGCGGAGAACGTTAATGCGATGTTGGGACCGGGAGACACGTTGTATGTCCCTTTGGCGGAAGCGAAAATAAGTGTTACGGGTGCTGTAGAAAAGCCAGGACAATATGTGATCACCGAGCCAATACTTCTGGGGCAAGCCATTGCGATGGCGGGTGGATTCAACGAGGAAAGGGCAAACCCAAAGAAATGCTTACTGACACGCGCAGATGGGACAGAGGAAGAACTGAACTTTGACCAGGTACACTCGGAAGTTTATTTGAATCCGAAAGATCAACTCCGAATTCGTGAACGAACACGTTTAGATTGGCGGGTCATTACCTTCGGAACATCATTTGTGAATCTACTTGTCACTGTTCTGTTTAGGTACAGGAATTAA
- a CDS encoding endonuclease NucS, with the protein MEVYRWEDRKFGKLEPLRFGEERDFEDLLEKDATLVLGEPLCVISRQPPLSTSKQKIDLLALDRQGNCVIIELKRGKPSRTAITQILEYAAGVSQLAFIELEQLAYRWCQQQGKEFSSLTLLHSEFFGYEPGDIRQSAFNQRQRLVLVSEGVDTRVLEVAEYLRALGLDLTYISYFSYHAPDEILVATETVLGGTLVKEEERSYGHTAQQFMTLASFIETLQENEELSQIAREFLAYVEACGATLRPRIAKLRMTFGGHWWLDTYPSRRATHFRVDVHGDFTPLHIVECRANLPNVTVKNFGISFNIASKAHLDYAIEIFERVRNSILSL; encoded by the coding sequence ATGGAAGTTTACCGTTGGGAAGACCGGAAATTTGGGAAACTTGAACCTTTACGCTTTGGCGAGGAACGCGACTTCGAGGATCTGCTTGAAAAGGATGCAACACTCGTCCTTGGTGAACCTCTCTGTGTTATCAGCAGGCAACCGCCCCTTAGCACATCAAAACAGAAAATTGACCTACTCGCACTTGATCGGCAGGGCAATTGTGTGATTATTGAGCTGAAACGGGGAAAACCTTCTCGGACAGCAATCACACAGATTTTAGAGTACGCCGCCGGAGTTTCTCAACTCGCTTTCATTGAATTGGAACAACTCGCGTATCGTTGGTGCCAACAGCAAGGTAAGGAGTTTTCCTCTCTGACGCTTCTCCACAGTGAGTTTTTTGGGTATGAACCTGGCGATATTCGGCAATCTGCGTTCAATCAACGCCAGCGGCTGGTGCTTGTTTCGGAGGGCGTGGATACGCGCGTCTTAGAGGTCGCCGAATATCTGCGAGCCTTAGGACTTGACCTCACCTATATCTCTTATTTTTCCTACCACGCCCCTGATGAAATCTTGGTCGCAACCGAAACCGTCTTGGGTGGGACGCTCGTCAAGGAAGAAGAGCGGAGCTATGGGCACACCGCTCAGCAATTTATGACACTCGCATCGTTCATTGAGACGCTGCAGGAAAATGAGGAACTTTCGCAGATTGCCCGTGAATTTTTAGCTTATGTTGAGGCATGCGGTGCAACACTTCGACCCCGTATCGCGAAACTCAGGATGACTTTCGGAGGACACTGGTGGCTTGATACATACCCCTCAAGAAGGGCAACCCATTTCCGAGTCGATGTCCACGGCGACTTCACACCGCTCCATATTGTTGAGTGCAGAGCCAATTTACCTAACGTCACAGTCAAAAATTTTGGAATCTCTTTTAACATCGCTTCTAAAGCCCATCTTGACTATGCGATTGAGATTTTTGAACGCGTTCGGAATTCTATCCTATCTTTATAG
- a CDS encoding ABC transporter permease → MSNFSGKIENILNIRKVSISLFRDSVPQVKRLFVNCIPTLLALSGFFLLCGFVLYVRGQDPLEFYSIIFVSGFASFDDFGYVLFNATPLVFTGLAVAIAYKSGLFNIGCEGQLYIAAFTAAWIGIHLNLPAFLLAPFCVGGAMVAGAGWGAIPGFLKARYGAHEVINTIMMNFIAFALMNYLVTSVYQEPSQMIPHTRQIYEAAQFPRLASLLPGLPQSNPLNMSFLLACGGVVLSYIFLTYTRWGYELRLVGNARDAASYGGINPYAVTIWVMALSGAVAGLAGVADVMGYRYRFLDNFSSGWGFTGIAVALLGRNNPFGIFAAAILFGLLNKVALDIEILLEVRRGLFLAGQGMLIIWLVSMERISGKIDAFLLR, encoded by the coding sequence TTGTCAAATTTTAGTGGGAAGATTGAGAACATCTTGAATATCCGAAAAGTGTCCATCTCGCTGTTCCGGGACAGTGTTCCCCAAGTCAAACGCCTATTCGTTAATTGTATACCTACGCTGCTCGCGCTTTCTGGATTCTTTCTTCTATGTGGGTTTGTCCTCTATGTCCGTGGACAGGATCCACTGGAATTCTATAGCATCATCTTCGTCAGTGGGTTCGCAAGTTTTGACGACTTCGGCTACGTTCTATTTAACGCAACGCCGCTTGTGTTTACAGGACTCGCCGTTGCTATTGCCTATAAGAGTGGACTGTTTAACATCGGCTGCGAAGGACAACTCTACATTGCTGCGTTCACCGCTGCATGGATAGGTATACACCTGAACCTTCCCGCTTTCCTGTTGGCCCCTTTCTGTGTGGGTGGGGCAATGGTTGCCGGTGCTGGATGGGGCGCGATTCCGGGGTTTCTAAAGGCAAGATACGGCGCACATGAAGTTATCAATACGATTATGATGAACTTTATCGCCTTTGCTCTCATGAACTACCTTGTTACGTCTGTCTACCAAGAACCCAGCCAGATGATCCCACATACACGGCAAATTTACGAAGCAGCGCAATTCCCACGATTAGCATCTTTGCTCCCCGGTCTTCCACAAAGCAATCCGTTAAACATGAGTTTCTTGCTCGCCTGTGGAGGTGTGGTACTCTCCTACATTTTCTTAACCTACACGCGTTGGGGATATGAACTCCGTTTGGTAGGAAACGCGCGAGATGCTGCATCCTATGGTGGGATAAATCCTTACGCTGTAACGATATGGGTAATGGCGTTGAGCGGTGCCGTCGCAGGGTTAGCAGGTGTCGCTGACGTGATGGGATACCGCTATCGGTTTTTGGATAACTTCTCATCGGGATGGGGGTTCACCGGAATTGCAGTCGCGCTTTTGGGTAGAAACAATCCGTTCGGCATCTTTGCTGCAGCCATCCTGTTCGGATTATTGAACAAAGTCGCTTTGGACATCGAAATCTTGTTGGAGGTTCGGCGCGGTTTATTCCTTGCAGGTCAGGGCATGCTAATTATCTGGTTAGTTAGCATGGAACGCATTTCAGGAAAAATAGATGCTTTCCTCCTTCGGTAG
- a CDS encoding DegT/DnrJ/EryC1/StrS family aminotransferase → MERNSAKLSHVKNEATPTNLPALLGGTTVFEKTPDVPFPKLEQWTQVTEEEAQVVYEMTLRNELSGISPTVQEFEKTWRERHQTEYALSLTNGTAALHSAMFGLGVGPGDEVICPTYTWMGSITPALTLMAKPVFCEVDPKTLLIDVADVRRRITSRTKAIIAVHLWGNVCDMDALMALSEETGVPVIEDCSHAHGASYKGVPCGSIGQVGAWSLQGSKPVSGGEGGMLATNDVAVFERACLLGQVNRPLGTTDETAVLRYAHLPPMGLGVKFRAHPLAIGIASVQLKKLDKLNAGRRAYIRAISDGLQEIPGVSPIEIYKGAEPAGFFGFPIHYHEEEMHGLPAPIFAEALRQEGVLANNNPYPLLVGDGVPVFSGGLPTNSNPYPLLHTLPLFMQGLDMYMDGRGVLCTTDMGGEFEPYTAGDFPVTEKVCSQLIFLPLLAEPVAGAVSGILDAIRKVSLHSHLMNG, encoded by the coding sequence ATGGAGAGAAACAGTGCAAAGTTGTCTCATGTTAAAAATGAGGCTACCCCAACAAATCTTCCTGCTCTTTTAGGAGGAACGACAGTCTTTGAAAAGACACCTGATGTGCCTTTTCCGAAACTGGAGCAGTGGACTCAGGTGACAGAGGAAGAGGCACAGGTTGTTTATGAGATGACCCTTCGGAACGAACTCTCTGGTATATCTCCCACCGTTCAGGAATTTGAAAAAACTTGGCGTGAACGTCACCAAACCGAATATGCATTGAGCCTTACCAACGGGACAGCAGCACTACATAGCGCAATGTTTGGGCTTGGTGTCGGTCCCGGTGATGAGGTCATCTGTCCGACATATACATGGATGGGTTCAATTACGCCAGCGTTGACATTGATGGCGAAACCGGTTTTTTGTGAAGTTGATCCGAAGACATTATTGATCGATGTGGCTGACGTGCGGCGGCGCATTACATCACGAACCAAAGCAATTATAGCAGTACATCTGTGGGGTAATGTGTGTGACATGGATGCACTAATGGCACTTAGCGAGGAGACCGGTGTGCCGGTCATAGAGGACTGCTCTCACGCCCACGGGGCATCTTACAAAGGTGTGCCGTGTGGAAGTATCGGGCAGGTCGGCGCGTGGAGTTTGCAAGGCAGTAAACCCGTTAGCGGTGGTGAAGGTGGGATGTTGGCTACGAACGACGTAGCCGTTTTTGAGCGAGCATGTTTACTTGGACAGGTTAACCGTCCGCTCGGTACTACAGATGAAACGGCGGTATTGCGCTATGCACATCTTCCACCGATGGGGCTTGGCGTTAAATTTCGAGCACATCCACTGGCTATCGGCATCGCTTCGGTGCAGCTCAAGAAACTTGATAAACTCAATGCCGGTCGCCGTGCCTATATCCGAGCGATCTCCGATGGATTACAGGAGATTCCGGGCGTTTCACCTATTGAAATCTATAAAGGTGCTGAGCCAGCCGGATTTTTTGGCTTCCCCATCCACTATCACGAAGAAGAGATGCACGGACTTCCTGCGCCGATTTTTGCAGAGGCACTTCGACAAGAAGGCGTTTTAGCAAATAATAATCCTTATCCGCTCCTTGTGGGTGATGGCGTGCCTGTGTTTTCAGGGGGTCTACCGACAAATAGCAATCCATATCCACTCCTACATACTTTACCGCTTTTCATGCAAGGGCTTGATATGTACATGGACGGTCGAGGTGTCCTCTGTACCACCGATATGGGTGGGGAGTTTGAACCCTATACAGCAGGAGACTTTCCTGTGACTGAAAAGGTGTGTTCGCAGCTCATATTTTTGCCGCTGTTGGCGGAACCGGTGGCGGGTGCTGTGTCAGGAATTTTGGATGCTATTCGTAAGGTCTCTTTACATAGCCATTTAATGAATGGTTAG